The uncultured Desulfatiglans sp. DNA window CATCACCCCTTTTGTCGAGGCGCTGGCCGAGGTCGTCGATATGGATGCCATTCGCGGCGCAGGACTCAGGATCGGCGTCGATCCGCTGGGGGGGTCGGGCATCCACTACTGGGCCCCGATTGCCGAGCGTTACGGGTTGAACCTGGACGTGATCAACCCGTACACCGACCCGACCTTTGCCTTCATGCCGCTCGATGGGGATGGAAAGATCCGCATGGATTGCTCATCGCCTTGCGCCATGGCCAACCTGATCGGCATGGCCGGGCGTTTCGACCTCGCCTGGGGCAATGATCCGGACTTCGACCGCCACGGCATCGTGTGTTCGAGCGGGTTGATGAACCCGAACCACTACCTGTCCGTGGCGATCTGGTATCTTCTGCAGAACCGTCCCCGATGGCGCAGGGACCTGGCGGTCGGCAAGACCCTGGTGAGCAGCAGCATGATCGACCGGGTGGTCGCAGCCCTCGGCCGGAGGCTCTACGAGGTCCCTGTCGGTTTCAAGTGGTTCGTTTCCGGATTGCTGGGCGGGAGCCTCGCCTTCGGAGGAGAGGAGAGCGCCGGGGCCGCTTTCCTCCGGCGGGACGGTTCCGTCTGGGTCACCGATAAAGACGGGTTTTGCATGACGCTTTTGGCCGCCGAGATCATGGCGAAGACCGGGAAGAGCCCGGACGAGATCTATCGCGACAAGCTGGTTGCCGACTACGGGGCCACCTTTTATAACCGGGTCGACACGCCGATTACGGAGGCCGAGAAGGCCGTTCTGAAGCGGCTCGAACCCGGTTCCGTCGATGCGGGGCATGTGGCGGGCATCGCCGTCCAAAAGGTGTTGACGCGGGCG harbors:
- the pgm gene encoding phosphoglucomutase (Evidence 2a : Function from experimental evidences in other organisms; PubMedId : 14165931, 14216423, 8011018, 8083177; Product type e : enzyme) translates to MTNHPLAGRPAPRSMLIDVPALVSAYYTEEATGKVSFGTSGHRGSSRSGTFNEPLIAAIAQAICEYRLQNGITGPLFLGVDTHALSEPAYRTAVEVLAGNGVQLRLHDRREYTPTPVISFLILEQNRRGQGPPADGIVITPSHNPPEDGGFKYNPPQGGPADVDITAWIQERANAIKDEHPEAIKRLSYRKALQAETTAFMDFITPFVEALAEVVDMDAIRGAGLRIGVDPLGGSGIHYWAPIAERYGLNLDVINPYTDPTFAFMPLDGDGKIRMDCSSPCAMANLIGMAGRFDLAWGNDPDFDRHGIVCSSGLMNPNHYLSVAIWYLLQNRPRWRRDLAVGKTLVSSSMIDRVVAALGRRLYEVPVGFKWFVSGLLGGSLAFGGEESAGAAFLRRDGSVWVTDKDGFCMTLLAAEIMAKTGKSPDEIYRDKLVADYGATFYNRVDTPITEAEKAVLKRLEPGSVDAGHVAGIAVQKVLTRAPGNDAPIGGVKVVLEDGSWFAIRPSGTEPKMKVYIESFGGEALWDRIYAEALPLVFSGSR